The Heyndrickxia vini genome contains a region encoding:
- a CDS encoding DUF3006 domain-containing protein, giving the protein MKYIIDRFEDEIAVCETEKGTMIDIKKSALPSNVQTGDVLTVVDGHFQIDHKSTQNKKKEITKLMNEIWDD; this is encoded by the coding sequence ATGAAATACATTATTGACCGCTTCGAAGATGAAATTGCCGTTTGTGAAACAGAGAAAGGAACAATGATTGACATCAAAAAATCTGCCCTCCCTTCAAATGTACAAACTGGCGACGTATTAACCGTGGTTGATGGCCACTTTCAAATCGATCACAAATCAACCCAAAACAAAAAAAAAGAAATCACAAAACTAATGAACGAAATATGGGATGACTAA
- a CDS encoding helix-turn-helix domain-containing protein produces MSINERLKFIREELNLTQAELGARMGRNQSEISKWETGKQALSSEILDDFIKVTNLSNNHLIYLMRGSESESAFGKEPEPIIIREQFEDAEMQRVIDLFENETELRREFSIISNYPNKQRRKLINNMISILKNERE; encoded by the coding sequence ATGTCCATTAATGAACGATTGAAATTTATACGTGAAGAGTTAAATCTAACCCAAGCGGAACTCGGTGCAAGAATGGGCCGTAATCAATCAGAAATTTCAAAATGGGAAACGGGAAAACAGGCACTTAGTTCGGAGATACTAGATGATTTTATTAAAGTAACCAATCTTTCAAATAACCATCTGATTTATTTAATGCGTGGGTCTGAATCGGAATCTGCGTTCGGGAAGGAGCCCGAACCCATAATTATCCGGGAACAGTTTGAAGATGCAGAAATGCAACGAGTGATTGACTTATTTGAAAATGAAACGGAACTTAGAAGGGAATTTAGTATCATTTCTAACTATCCAAATAAACAAAGAAGGAAACTCATCAATAATATGATTTCCATTTTGAAGAACGAAAGAGAGTAA
- a CDS encoding YifB family Mg chelatase-like AAA ATPase, with product MASTVFTFTLTGIEGNIVEVETDILTGMPSVSIVGLGDKAIKEARERLEAAILHANYHFPLQRVIFNLAPSDMKKTGSHFDLAMAIGLLIRTNQIKANQIERTGFIGELSLNSSIRPVSGILPMAMKAKEENITRLIVAKENVKEARLVKGLDVYGCNTLTEVVSLLNNDTPPLMEETLDLEDSQFPDTPLDFQDVKGQEWLINFITIAAAGGHNFLMIGPPGCGKSMISMRIPSILPPLAEEESLEVMKIYSVANLLKSNNRMMTERPFRAPHHNASTNSIIGGGPFAMPGEISLAHHGVLFLDELGEFSRKTLDSLRQPLEDKAVTISRVWGSHCYPANFMLVGAMNPCPCGYFGQNRCKCTDYEVMKYRQKLSGPILDRMDIQKYVGMVDFFENETKGKSSSEIRKIVEKARKIQRERYKNIPLINCNAQLTPSLIQTFCQLDRDSKSLLRQAAERYYYSGRAIHKFIKIARTIADLEGEENIRSSHLRKSLQSRDMEKENQTFIGGKI from the coding sequence ATGGCTTCAACAGTTTTTACTTTTACACTAACCGGGATTGAAGGGAATATAGTTGAGGTGGAGACAGATATTCTTACTGGTATGCCTTCAGTGTCTATTGTAGGGCTAGGGGATAAAGCGATTAAAGAAGCGAGAGAGCGTCTTGAAGCAGCTATTTTGCACGCCAATTATCATTTCCCTTTACAACGAGTCATTTTTAATTTGGCACCGTCTGATATGAAAAAAACAGGCTCTCATTTTGATTTAGCAATGGCAATCGGTCTCCTCATTCGAACAAATCAAATTAAAGCAAATCAAATAGAACGGACGGGTTTCATCGGTGAGCTTTCATTAAATTCGTCCATCCGTCCGGTATCAGGTATTTTACCAATGGCAATGAAAGCAAAAGAAGAAAACATTACAAGATTGATAGTGGCAAAAGAAAATGTTAAGGAAGCGAGACTAGTTAAAGGGTTAGACGTTTATGGATGTAATACATTAACAGAAGTTGTTTCCCTCCTCAATAATGATACACCTCCTTTAATGGAAGAGACTTTAGATTTAGAAGACTCCCAATTTCCAGATACACCATTAGATTTCCAAGATGTAAAAGGACAAGAATGGCTGATTAATTTTATTACTATCGCGGCAGCTGGAGGTCATAATTTTCTTATGATTGGTCCGCCTGGCTGCGGTAAGTCAATGATATCTATGAGAATTCCATCAATTTTACCTCCCTTAGCAGAGGAAGAATCACTTGAAGTGATGAAAATATACAGTGTCGCAAATTTATTGAAAAGTAATAATCGGATGATGACGGAGAGACCTTTCAGGGCTCCCCACCATAATGCATCAACGAATTCAATTATAGGCGGTGGACCCTTTGCAATGCCTGGTGAAATATCGTTAGCTCATCATGGGGTTTTGTTTTTAGACGAATTGGGGGAATTTAGCAGAAAGACTTTAGATTCATTAAGGCAGCCATTAGAAGATAAAGCAGTCACAATCTCGCGTGTATGGGGATCGCATTGCTATCCAGCTAATTTTATGCTCGTTGGTGCGATGAACCCTTGCCCATGTGGTTATTTTGGCCAAAATCGATGCAAATGTACGGATTACGAAGTAATGAAATACCGACAAAAATTATCCGGACCGATTTTGGATAGAATGGATATTCAAAAATATGTTGGAATGGTTGATTTTTTTGAAAATGAGACGAAAGGGAAAAGTTCTAGTGAAATTCGAAAAATAGTTGAGAAGGCAAGAAAAATACAACGGGAACGTTACAAAAATATCCCGTTGATAAATTGTAATGCTCAGCTGACCCCTTCTTTAATTCAAACTTTTTGTCAGCTTGACAGAGATTCAAAAAGTCTACTTCGTCAAGCCGCAGAACGTTATTACTATAGCGGACGTGCCATTCATAAATTTATCAAAATTGCAAGAACCATTGCAGATCTAGAGGGAGAAGAGAATATTCGTTCTTCACACTTAAGGAAAAGCTTACAAAGCCGCGATATGGAAAAAGAGAATCAAACATTTATTGGAGGAAAGATATAG
- a CDS encoding S8 family serine peptidase, whose translation MKKFRGFKKSAAIGLISILTLSNAAFGSVAFAQDSGSVDKLLEQSKTDRDKVQLTQRYNPHEKVRVVVELEGEPAISVPTKKGIRYKDLPEKTKNQLQSEVKEEQSDFISDVKKENIDFKVQNTFTTVVNGLSGEVEFGQIEELEKIPNVESVSVVNEYERPKEKPDMLSSKDMVEAIQTWNTGYNGEGMVVGIIDTGIDPNHKDMKLSDASKAKLTQTKVGELKSTGNLPGKYYTAKVPYGYNYADKNSEIMDLGPDATMHGMHVAGTVGANGDETKDGIKGVAPEAQLLALKVFGNDPAMPSTFGDTYIKAIDDGIILGADVLNMSLGSTAGFVDSESLEQKAIDRAVNNGVLMSLSAGNSAQMGDGHANPLATNPDIGLVGSPGLSTNSISVASIENTKISIDEMKVKVGDETLTIGYKKQSSPDPLEIFGTTAEKDVVYVGDGSPAQYKGKDVNGKVVFAVRNATNPNYGEIQKQAEAAGAAGVIIRGHVSHGDYVSMALNSPTIPLVSLSISDGNALETKIKAAGGGKVTFTGKTTQVANSAAGTMATTSSWGVTPSLELKPEITAPGGQIYSTFNDNKYGLMSGTSMAAPHVSGGAALVLQRIKELFPDLHGADLVKRTKTILMNTAKIVKDKNNGNIPYSPRLQGAGIMQLHSAVSTPVYVVNKGTQDGKIELKEIKDDIFYLTVTATNFSDKDMTYNVNASVLTDAVSGSQIALKENVISKAKVIVDKPKITLFAGASSDITVKVDLSNAKADLEKLMKNGYFVEGFITLSSDDQNNPLQEISVPYVGFKGDWNKPPVLDAMKYDSGSFYGVSGMVDDLGYYMGADPFTGKYNKNYIAISPNGDGENDGIAPVLSFLRNSKTVEYAITDANGKKIRTLRTDKEQRKNYDVAKGKIYTYKPYYTLWDGYAKNQLVEDGLYYYQVKTQVDLAGKEQQVTKIPVVVDNTNPVVTDISYSKKNGTLAFSADDGNIGSGLQYVDIYINGELLGSLNPNGKKSYQAKVNVGSVEDGGSIEVVAYDYANNHAGVAVSSPGDNTIPYIISDIPEALGVYDTRVVPVSGYVLDSSRVTSLTIKGDKLQGSPVNLNPVYDEKTKRWNFGSQLTFTADGIHNIYFAGEDAVGNKIEFERKIIVDTEGPTLDVKGLPENNFVAAGTENPEITVNVKDNFDDIRLLIDQDEVYTNAFDEPFVQRPLDYDYKYTPDLKEGRNDIVIEAEDLAGHKVKKTITIYKGKEGEQAAPSITSFSVTPDNHVSKEQPAHISAKASESITWDAKVIDPSGKEITLESSVGDTYEADFTPDTLAVNGKYTLKLKSADGNDEYTTTFNVINYPLSIDGVKTINAAGNEATTFKQNTVIRINADLKNSGKTAVNPTVIVQVKDAEGAVVYFAEANNKSINSGTKNRYSFDITLENFEKGSYTAEVFAWDQMDNPIPLVGKSTSKTYNVN comes from the coding sequence GTGAAGAAGTTTAGGGGATTTAAAAAGAGTGCAGCAATCGGGTTAATTTCTATCCTTACCTTATCTAATGCTGCATTTGGGTCAGTGGCCTTTGCGCAGGATTCAGGAAGTGTGGACAAGCTCCTTGAACAGAGCAAAACAGATAGAGATAAAGTTCAATTAACACAAAGATATAATCCTCATGAAAAAGTTCGCGTAGTTGTTGAATTGGAAGGTGAACCAGCCATCTCAGTCCCAACGAAAAAAGGAATTAGATATAAGGATTTGCCGGAAAAAACAAAAAATCAATTACAATCTGAAGTAAAAGAAGAACAATCTGATTTTATATCAGATGTTAAAAAAGAAAACATAGATTTCAAAGTACAAAATACATTTACGACTGTCGTCAACGGTCTCAGCGGAGAAGTTGAATTTGGTCAAATTGAAGAGCTTGAAAAAATACCTAATGTTGAATCTGTAAGCGTTGTTAATGAGTATGAAAGACCGAAAGAAAAGCCGGATATGCTATCTAGTAAAGATATGGTAGAGGCCATTCAAACTTGGAACACTGGTTATAATGGAGAAGGTATGGTTGTCGGGATTATCGATACCGGAATTGACCCGAACCATAAAGATATGAAGTTAAGCGACGCTAGTAAAGCGAAGCTAACTCAAACAAAAGTAGGCGAGCTTAAAAGTACTGGTAATTTACCAGGGAAATACTATACAGCCAAAGTCCCATATGGTTATAACTATGCCGACAAAAATAGCGAAATTATGGATTTAGGTCCAGATGCAACTATGCATGGAATGCATGTGGCTGGAACTGTAGGTGCAAATGGCGACGAAACGAAAGACGGCATTAAAGGGGTAGCACCTGAGGCACAATTATTAGCACTAAAAGTATTTGGGAATGACCCGGCAATGCCATCCACTTTTGGTGATACTTATATTAAAGCCATTGACGACGGGATTATTTTAGGTGCCGATGTCCTGAATATGAGCCTAGGTTCAACTGCAGGTTTTGTTGATTCGGAGAGCCTAGAACAAAAGGCGATTGATCGCGCAGTAAATAACGGTGTACTAATGTCTCTTTCTGCAGGAAATTCTGCTCAAATGGGAGATGGACATGCAAATCCATTAGCAACAAATCCTGATATTGGACTTGTTGGTTCACCTGGCCTTTCTACTAACTCGATTTCAGTTGCCTCAATTGAAAATACGAAAATTTCAATTGACGAAATGAAAGTAAAAGTAGGCGATGAAACATTAACAATTGGGTACAAGAAACAATCTTCACCGGATCCACTCGAGATATTTGGAACTACAGCTGAAAAAGATGTTGTGTATGTGGGAGATGGTAGTCCCGCTCAATACAAGGGGAAGGATGTAAATGGAAAAGTCGTATTTGCCGTTAGAAACGCTACGAATCCGAACTATGGTGAAATCCAGAAACAAGCGGAAGCTGCGGGCGCAGCTGGTGTAATTATTAGGGGGCATGTCAGTCATGGCGATTATGTAAGCATGGCACTGAATAGCCCAACAATCCCATTAGTTTCACTGAGTATAAGTGATGGAAATGCTCTTGAAACAAAAATTAAAGCTGCCGGCGGTGGAAAGGTAACGTTCACTGGAAAAACAACACAAGTTGCAAACAGTGCTGCGGGTACAATGGCAACAACCAGTTCGTGGGGTGTGACACCTAGTCTTGAGCTTAAGCCTGAAATTACGGCTCCCGGTGGTCAAATTTACTCTACATTTAATGATAATAAATATGGATTAATGAGTGGTACATCAATGGCTGCTCCACATGTTTCGGGGGGAGCTGCGTTAGTTCTGCAACGTATTAAGGAACTTTTCCCAGACTTGCATGGTGCTGATCTTGTAAAACGTACAAAAACAATATTGATGAATACAGCAAAAATCGTGAAGGACAAAAATAACGGAAACATCCCTTACTCACCTCGCCTTCAAGGTGCGGGAATTATGCAGCTTCATTCGGCCGTTTCTACACCTGTTTATGTTGTAAATAAAGGCACACAGGATGGGAAAATTGAGTTGAAGGAAATCAAGGATGATATATTCTATTTGACAGTGACAGCTACAAACTTTAGTGATAAAGATATGACTTATAATGTGAATGCATCTGTATTAACAGACGCAGTATCAGGATCACAAATCGCATTAAAAGAAAATGTAATTTCTAAAGCAAAAGTGATAGTGGATAAGCCAAAAATAACGTTATTTGCGGGTGCTTCATCAGATATTACGGTCAAAGTAGATTTATCCAATGCAAAAGCAGATTTAGAAAAATTGATGAAAAATGGATATTTTGTAGAAGGATTTATCACCCTTTCAAGTGATGATCAAAACAATCCGTTACAAGAAATTTCCGTTCCATACGTTGGTTTTAAAGGAGATTGGAACAAACCACCGGTATTGGATGCTATGAAATACGATTCAGGATCTTTTTATGGTGTATCAGGAATGGTTGATGACCTTGGATATTATATGGGTGCGGATCCATTCACAGGTAAATATAATAAAAACTACATCGCAATTTCTCCAAATGGAGACGGTGAAAACGATGGAATTGCACCTGTTTTATCGTTCCTAAGAAACAGTAAAACAGTCGAGTATGCGATTACCGATGCAAATGGAAAAAAAATACGAACCCTCCGTACAGATAAAGAACAACGGAAAAACTACGATGTCGCTAAAGGCAAAATATATACGTATAAGCCGTACTATACATTATGGGATGGATATGCGAAAAACCAATTAGTTGAGGATGGATTGTATTATTATCAAGTGAAAACTCAGGTCGACTTAGCTGGTAAAGAACAGCAGGTGACGAAAATCCCAGTCGTAGTTGATAATACGAATCCTGTAGTTACAGATATATCGTACAGTAAGAAAAATGGAACTCTTGCTTTTAGCGCTGATGACGGCAATATTGGAAGCGGTTTACAGTACGTGGATATTTACATTAATGGTGAATTGTTAGGAAGCTTGAATCCAAATGGCAAAAAGTCTTACCAGGCGAAGGTAAATGTCGGATCGGTAGAAGATGGCGGTTCAATTGAAGTCGTTGCCTACGATTATGCCAACAACCATGCTGGTGTAGCCGTATCAAGTCCTGGTGATAATACAATTCCTTACATTATTTCTGACATTCCGGAAGCACTGGGTGTATATGATACACGTGTTGTACCTGTTTCAGGTTATGTATTAGATAGTTCCAGGGTAACATCCTTAACAATTAAAGGGGACAAACTGCAAGGCTCCCCAGTGAATTTGAATCCAGTTTACGACGAAAAAACGAAACGTTGGAACTTTGGTTCTCAATTAACATTTACAGCGGATGGTATACACAATATTTACTTTGCAGGGGAAGATGCTGTAGGTAACAAAATTGAATTCGAACGTAAAATCATTGTTGATACCGAGGGACCAACATTAGATGTAAAAGGGCTTCCGGAAAATAACTTTGTTGCAGCAGGTACTGAAAACCCTGAAATCACAGTGAATGTAAAGGATAATTTTGATGATATCCGTCTCTTAATAGACCAAGATGAGGTCTACACAAATGCATTTGATGAACCGTTCGTCCAAAGACCACTCGATTACGATTACAAATATACTCCTGATTTGAAAGAAGGTAGAAATGATATCGTGATTGAGGCAGAGGATTTGGCAGGTCATAAGGTGAAGAAAACCATTACGATTTATAAAGGGAAAGAAGGAGAACAAGCGGCTCCATCTATTACATCGTTCTCGGTTACACCTGACAATCATGTAAGTAAAGAGCAGCCGGCACATATTTCGGCAAAAGCTTCCGAATCAATTACATGGGATGCGAAAGTAATTGATCCATCTGGAAAAGAAATTACACTTGAATCCTCTGTAGGTGATACGTACGAGGCTGATTTTACTCCAGATACATTAGCAGTTAACGGAAAATACACGTTAAAGCTGAAATCTGCAGATGGAAATGACGAGTATACAACGACATTTAATGTCATTAACTACCCACTTTCAATTGATGGAGTGAAAACTATTAATGCAGCCGGTAATGAAGCTACTACATTTAAGCAAAACACAGTGATAAGAATTAATGCTGATCTGAAAAACTCCGGCAAAACAGCGGTTAATCCAACTGTCATCGTACAAGTTAAAGATGCGGAAGGTGCTGTCGTTTATTTTGCTGAAGCAAATAATAAGTCCATTAATAGTGGGACGAAAAACCGATACAGTTTTGATATAACTCTAGAAAACTTTGAAAAAGGATCTTATACGGCTGAAGTATTCGCATGGGATCAAATGGATAATCCGATTCCTTTAGTAGGGAAAAGTACATCCAAAACGTATAACGTTAACTAA
- the dprA gene encoding DNA-processing protein DprA yields MKNVGPITQKRLISHFQTPRKIYDATEEELKNVRGIRETTISSIINSKSLVESEKIMDRMLQNNINLLTIHDRFYPIQAKACKESPAILYYKGNLMEFQTAVAVVGSRRCTTYGRNVAEQIGEKLSSLHIPIVSGFAKGIDSYVHAACVKEDGYPIVFLGGGVDICYPKEQHRLYEKIVESGLILSQYPPGTLPKPKQFLQRNSLISAWSSEVIVVEAGKTSGALWTARFARNHGKRLLAVPNQLYVKEGVGTNQLLAQGAIPFIGIESLDAVKRMRLNNDQNLKQTLQSHPILSNLTSPTPVQKLALQLNINNEDLMNELFELELQGKVTIRGNIVKKTNTK; encoded by the coding sequence TTGAAAAATGTCGGACCTATCACTCAAAAAAGATTAATCAGCCATTTTCAAACCCCTAGAAAAATTTACGATGCAACTGAAGAAGAATTGAAAAATGTAAGAGGAATAAGGGAAACGACCATTTCTTCGATTATTAATAGTAAAAGTTTGGTTGAATCAGAAAAAATAATGGATCGAATGCTACAAAATAATATTAATTTGTTAACCATTCATGATCGCTTTTATCCGATTCAGGCAAAGGCCTGTAAGGAATCCCCAGCCATTTTATACTATAAAGGTAATCTAATGGAGTTCCAAACGGCCGTCGCAGTTGTTGGTTCTAGACGGTGTACAACTTATGGAAGAAACGTCGCTGAACAGATTGGCGAAAAACTTTCAAGTCTACATATTCCAATTGTGAGTGGATTTGCAAAGGGAATTGACAGCTATGTACATGCAGCATGCGTAAAAGAGGACGGATACCCGATTGTCTTTTTGGGAGGAGGAGTAGATATTTGTTATCCGAAAGAACAGCATAGACTCTATGAAAAGATAGTGGAATCGGGGTTAATCCTTTCACAGTACCCTCCAGGGACTTTACCAAAGCCAAAGCAATTCCTGCAAAGAAATTCATTAATTAGTGCATGGTCAAGCGAAGTGATTGTAGTAGAAGCCGGGAAAACCAGTGGTGCTCTATGGACAGCTCGATTTGCAAGAAATCACGGAAAAAGGCTTTTAGCAGTCCCTAATCAATTGTATGTGAAAGAAGGCGTCGGTACAAACCAACTACTTGCACAAGGCGCAATCCCATTTATAGGAATTGAAAGTTTAGATGCGGTAAAAAGGATGCGACTAAACAATGATCAAAATCTTAAACAAACATTACAATCCCATCCTATTCTCTCCAACTTAACATCACCAACCCCGGTACAAAAACTTGCTTTGCAATTAAATATAAATAACGAAGACCTCATGAATGAACTCTTCGAACTCGAACTCCAAGGAAAAGTCACAATCCGTGGAAATATCGTAAAAAAGACAAATACCAAGTGA
- a CDS encoding Ig-like domain-containing protein codes for MKKFILLIVSAIFIFIGQISPVFAGEEITLSFSTDKNDYTPGDTIKVNGKVLKGQEPGKGTNPTLQLLNSSGQKKQVEQWKDEDIKSDGSFSTNIKLAKTFENGTYTIVISAAGVRQTSDIYISNSESPKLLSIETDKAKYKIGDEVVITGHVTKDGQAVGGSKVTVNIEKEGQMIKTTTQSSKTDGSYKASFETSLALAGTYTIKATTVGSQDAVKTIEVYEDKTEPKPDPVPTPTPEPNPGPDPIPVPTPNPEPTPEPTPNPEPTPNPEPTPTPNPEPGKDTTPPASPKVNEVKDYDKKITGKTEAKAKITVKSGKSIIGTAKADTTGKFTVSLKKAQKAGTVLYITATDEAGNASKATKITVKDKTAPKAPTVNKVYSTSTKITGKSEAGSKITVKYGKKIIGSTTTDKHGKFTVKIKKQKAGSKLSVTSKDKAGNISKAKTVTVIDKTPPNVPKVNKVKPSTTKVTGKTEAGAKVYVKVGKKVIGSATANKSGNFSIKIKKQKKGTNLYVYAKDKAGNVGKAKKVTVK; via the coding sequence TTGAAAAAGTTTATCCTATTAATCGTGTCCGCTATTTTTATATTCATCGGTCAGATTTCCCCGGTTTTTGCAGGAGAGGAAATAACGCTTTCTTTTTCAACAGATAAAAATGATTACACACCAGGTGATACAATTAAAGTCAATGGAAAAGTGCTTAAAGGTCAAGAACCAGGGAAAGGAACAAACCCAACATTACAATTACTCAATTCCTCGGGACAGAAAAAGCAAGTTGAGCAATGGAAAGATGAAGATATTAAAAGTGATGGTTCATTTTCAACAAATATAAAATTAGCCAAAACATTTGAAAATGGCACATATACTATCGTTATTTCCGCTGCTGGCGTTCGCCAAACAAGCGATATCTACATTTCAAACTCTGAATCCCCTAAACTTCTATCAATTGAAACGGACAAGGCAAAATATAAAATTGGTGATGAAGTGGTTATAACGGGCCATGTCACAAAGGATGGACAAGCGGTTGGGGGAAGTAAGGTAACCGTTAATATTGAAAAAGAAGGACAAATGATAAAAACAACTACTCAATCAAGTAAAACTGATGGAAGCTATAAAGCATCCTTTGAAACTTCACTTGCTTTAGCAGGTACATATACAATTAAAGCAACAACCGTTGGATCTCAAGATGCTGTGAAAACGATCGAAGTTTATGAAGATAAAACAGAACCAAAGCCAGATCCTGTACCAACACCAACACCAGAGCCAAATCCTGGGCCGGATCCTATCCCTGTACCAACACCAAATCCAGAGCCAACACCAGAACCGACACCAAATCCGGAACCAACTCCGAATCCTGAACCGACACCAACACCAAATCCGGAACCAGGAAAAGATACAACACCTCCTGCTTCTCCAAAGGTTAACGAAGTAAAAGATTATGACAAGAAAATCACTGGAAAAACGGAAGCCAAAGCAAAAATCACAGTCAAATCGGGTAAATCGATTATCGGAACAGCAAAAGCAGATACGACGGGGAAATTTACCGTTTCTCTTAAAAAAGCACAAAAGGCAGGTACTGTGCTCTATATTACCGCTACAGATGAGGCGGGTAATGCTAGTAAAGCTACAAAAATTACTGTAAAGGACAAAACTGCACCTAAGGCACCAACAGTAAACAAAGTATATTCGACATCAACGAAAATAACCGGAAAGTCAGAAGCCGGTTCAAAGATCACAGTAAAATATGGCAAAAAGATAATTGGGAGCACCACTACTGATAAACATGGAAAATTTACAGTAAAAATAAAAAAACAAAAAGCAGGTTCGAAACTTAGTGTTACCTCAAAAGATAAAGCGGGAAATATTAGTAAAGCAAAAACAGTAACAGTCATAGATAAAACACCGCCAAATGTGCCAAAAGTAAATAAAGTAAAGCCAAGCACAACAAAAGTTACAGGAAAGACTGAAGCGGGAGCAAAAGTATATGTAAAAGTTGGTAAGAAAGTCATTGGCTCAGCCACTGCAAATAAATCTGGCAACTTCTCAATAAAAATAAAGAAACAAAAAAAGGGAACGAACCTCTATGTGTATGCAAAAGACAAAGCAGGAAATGTAGGAAAAGCGAAGAAAGTAACGGTTAAATAA
- a CDS encoding transposase yields MPRKPRIWFEGAKYHITSRGIRKSNLFFDDYDRSRYLYFLREAMGKFPFKLYTYCLMTNHIHLQIETMKHPPGEIMKQVHNRYAKYFNNRYDFTGHVFESRYGAEQIDRPDYELEVNKYIHLNPIRANIVQHLEDYPWSSYRAYMLGEENSLVSTTQIFSYFTAPFEVNYAKYLNEPFSSIFILPTGKIIHLPREKPLLRRIKKRDYTENL; encoded by the coding sequence ATGCCTCGTAAACCGCGTATTTGGTTTGAAGGTGCAAAGTATCATATTACTAGCCGTGGGATAAGGAAAAGTAATTTATTTTTTGATGATTATGACCGCAGTAGGTATTTATATTTTTTACGTGAGGCGATGGGGAAATTTCCGTTTAAACTTTATACTTATTGTCTAATGACCAATCATATCCATCTTCAAATTGAAACAATGAAGCACCCGCCTGGTGAAATTATGAAACAGGTGCACAACAGGTATGCCAAATATTTTAATAATCGGTATGATTTTACCGGTCATGTATTTGAGAGTCGTTACGGGGCGGAACAAATTGATCGACCCGATTATGAACTGGAAGTGAATAAATATATTCACTTAAACCCGATTAGGGCGAATATTGTTCAACATTTAGAAGATTATCCATGGAGCAGCTACAGAGCATATATGTTAGGAGAAGAAAACTCCCTTGTTTCTACTACTCAAATCTTTTCCTACTTTACAGCTCCCTTCGAAGTAAATTATGCGAAATATTTAAACGAGCCATTCAGCTCTATCTTTATTTTACCAACCGGGAAAATAATCCATCTACCAAGGGAAAAGCCATTGCTTCGGAGAATAAAGAAGCGTGATTATACCGAAAACTTGTAA